One Dysidea avara chromosome 7, odDysAvar1.4, whole genome shotgun sequence genomic region harbors:
- the LOC136262469 gene encoding uncharacterized protein has product MSASLVHVIDGTCIGIPQQQQQPTANLSAPGLPNSTTTVAGITQLNGSLNVINNVNYYAGTVAWPWQLITGPPCVGSSNLVGDTGQRILLSSGTTEESMLPSKASTVFSSTDVKEEDEVQVSCVQDKRTKKSPSVSSDTMRVSKRKRLLPSRSALPGSPLAASSTRLGGSLSQLLSAVAASQTQLQLAGKAGLKSVENLSAAGEVVIPTLDAQYYGGSLPDISLGSLQRLLPASEGQSISSAPNVVTVLQPPLYVFPSQTNLPATAMLSTLHLNNLSGSSYFSHIHTNGAAAASSAQLSKASAVTSMSSSTSSLGSNLSKSFSISDILSENAKSSVDSVSNSGDALSSINSTPSPCMSSASASVAATVTTTAAGLLPQEFMLNGGVTYSTHSVCSNGLNTYPGSQQSSPSATNMPSPYDPTNNSLVIPPDASMKPEVNFVTRTSSGQQLGHLFVKTEPVSAHGDVDLHYSPGRRSRQGSKSRKDKPYKCQYPRCERSFTFPAHLRSHVQQMHVCYRPCVCDFEGCGKCFYTPQHLNVHKRVHTGERPYACPYEECRKAFTTAGNLKNHIRTHTGEKPYECKFQGCTKRFAEMSSLKKHELTHTGEKPYSCRLCGKSFSQAGSRNTHERRHKERDKAHFPT; this is encoded by the exons ATGTCAGCGTCTCTGGTGCACGTCATCGATGGAACTTGTATTGGCATTCctcagcagcaacaacagccCACCGCTAATCTCTCAGCCCCAGGACTGCCCAACAGCACGACGACTGTTGCTGGAATCACCCAACTAAATGGCTCGCTGAACGTTATAAACAATGTCAATTATTATGCCGGAACAGTCGCTTGGCCCTGGCAGCTTATTACTGGTCCCCCATGTGTCGGGAGTAGTAACCTTGTTGGTGACACCGGGCAAAGGATATTGTTGTCATCTGGTACTACTGAGGAAAGCATGTTGCCCTCTAAAGCATCCACTGTGTTTTCTTCAACTGATGTTAAAGAGGAGGATGAAGTGCAGGTATCATGTGTTCAAGACAAGAGAACCAAGAAGAGTCCTTCAGTTAGCAGTGACACTATGAGAGTTTCAAAAAGAAAGCGATTGTTACCATCCAGGTCAGCTTTGCCTGGCTCACCACTTGCAGCCAGTAGTACAAGATTGGGTGGCAGCCTTAGTCAGCTGTTGTCTGCAGTGGCAGCTTCACAAACCCAACTACAACTAGCAGGAAAGGCTGGTCTGAAGAGTGTAGA GAATTTGTCAGCAGCTGGCGAGGTGGTTATTCCTACCTTGGATGCTCAGTATTATGGTGGAAGTCTACCAGATATTTCTCTTGGTTCCTTACAAAGACTATTGCCAGCTAGTGAAGGACAAAGCATTAGTTCTGCTCCTAATGTTGTGACTGTACTACAACCTCCGCTCTACGTATTCCCCAGTCAGACTAACCTCCCTGCCACTGCAATGCTTAGCACCCTACATCTCAACAATCTCAGTGGTAGCTCATACTTTTCTCACATTCACACCAATGGAGCAGCTGCTGCCTCATCTGCCCAACTCAGTAAGGCTTCAGCGGTCACCAGTATGTCTTCATCAACCAGCTCATTGGGATCTAACCTCTCCAAGTCATTTAGTATTAGTGATATTTTGTCAGAGAATGCCAAGAGCAGTGTTGACAGTGTGTCAAACTCAGGAGATGCATTGAGTTCAATTAACTCGACACCTTCACCATGCATGTCCTCTGCCAGTGCCAGTGTAGCAGCAACTGTCACCACAACTGCTGCTGGCCTACTACCTCAAGAGTTTATGTTGAATGGTGGAGTGACCTATTCTACTCATAGTGTGTGCAGCAATGGACTGAACACATACCCTGGTTCCCAGCAATCTAGCCCCAGTGCTACCAACATGCCATCACCCTACGATCCTACTAACAATTCGTTGGTCATTCCACCAGATGCCTCGATGAAACCAGAAGTCAACTTTGTAACCAGAACTTCAAGTGGTCAACAGCTTGGCCACCTATTTGTCAAAACTGAACCTGTCAGCGCTCACGGGGATGTTGACTTACACTACTCACCTGGTAGACGGAGCAGACAAGGATCTAAATCTCGAAAGgacaagccatacaagtgtcaGTATCCAAGGTGTGAAAGATCCTTTACTTTTCCAGCACACTTGCGGTCCCATGTTCAGCAAATGCACGTCTGCTATCGTCCATGTGTTTGTGACTTTGAGGGATGTGGGAAGTGTTTTTATACCCCGCAACATTTGAATGTTCACAAACGAGTCCACACTGGAGAGAGGCCTTATGCCTGTCCTTACGAAGAGTGCAGGAAGGCGTTCACCACAGCAGGCAATCTCAAGAACCACATTAGAACACACACTGGAGAAAAGCCATACGAATGTAAATTCCAAGGGTGCACAAAGAGATTTGCAGAGATGTCCAGTCTAAAGAAACATGAACTTACCCATACTGGGGAAAAGCCATATTCGTGCAGATTGTGTGGAAAATCATTTTCACAAGCTGGAAGTAGAAACACACATGAGCGGAGGCATAAAGAAAGGGACAAAGCACATTTTCCCACGTAG
- the LOC136262443 gene encoding protein patched homolog 1-like, translated as MVADAHHLHDAKQALKEIKAGNATGFTPCLYGRAAVEGFFELVGRLITLWSPVLATAFLGGILLVCALLCIGFVRSDLETSVAELWVETGGRLDSEIEYTDDHFDDGFAQSQEPIVQLVRDNFTASLYDHLNILKAATRITLEYKDTTFVFRDFCSIARLSLPQVPELNRIAAGLSPCLFITPVDCYWEGSILQEPDSPILPVNISTCANLANGQNLSLENLDIDQLRYCLSLGDPNYTPFIDGGIASLQLTGFLNKPCFSSDCPTGLQLADPVQEAIINGCNGYSALIVEPPSLIYSGRAFEQDPARALPAALRGGIVLNGPATIQESLKEYRNISLRRDEVEDLLSRWKERFFNLVIRFNEGGEVDTGSRGNHTKVSRDQIYGWTSEKVDDIAEEYSNATAYLIVIGYILMIIYCGIAFLYFDWVNSHASVGLVGLVLVALASAAALGLTAACGVSFNITTTQVFPFLVLGLGVDDMFVIGDAFFEIQYQKGLDSDIKTLLISTMRAVGPSITLTSLTNSAGFFLSAIIPIPAIRNFAIQVGLAVIFNYFALLLGLPSFILIDHYRVKAKLVDFFCCFPASVIKLCYHSSSTIAIQNNDDTKAIETKEEVEDTKPSNCSSALDRLRRYKSPLTALVVGYYSPFLQNYVVKFVIVVVFTIWFGFCVWGCTLVEDGLNVEDIVPAGTVEHDFTSANVEHFASYSFRVVTKNINYADRDVQRALIRLSEETKTARYTVDAGGFTAYWVTLMTNYFTRLDQTYCNGLNLTLRTSSTFADMTQLVVAIYLSLNYSMPVAQTAVLCNPTMTGLPRLVEYDVNGSSFIPEDKFYQYIPIWVSLDDSQFTLSSPSFDPRPPEGNVQFWGLVNNSAILNYGPIVYAEHHLFCEGLQDTSDFEDFIDEIRDLLGRYKNSGINSYPDGTPFLFWEQYINLRRYVGIACGLILVACFIATSFFLMDVWSAVILVCMLALISAEVFGVTGFLDIKFSSLPAIMIIASVGVSVEFAAPLTFYFLKATANPGEKKMSIFGIELPTRLATWLVTRNERMHKALEHRFTPIFNGSVTTFLGIIMLAFAELPFIRKYFFAVLLSIVLLGALNGLVLLPVILSLVGPPAQASPIPGLQREKSMDAKNQSYQELSESRNSVLY; from the exons ATGGTAGCTGATGCTCATCATTTGCACGATGCAAAGCAAGCATTGAAAGAAATAAAAGCTGGAAATGCTACCGGGTTTACGCCCTGTTTGTATGGTCGAGCAGCAGTAGAAGGATTCTTCGAGTTAGTGGGAAGGTTGATAACGCTATGGTCACCGGTTCTGGCAACAGCTTTCCTCGGTGGCATCTTATTAGTGTGCGCTCTACTCTGCATTGGATTTGTCCGCTCCGATCTAGAAACCTCGGTAGCTGAGCTGTGGGTCGAGACAGGCGGAAGGTTAGACAGTGAGATTGAATACACGGACGATCATTTTGACGATGGATTTGCACAATCCCAAGAGCCCATCGTTCAACTAGTCAGAGATAATTTTACAGCTTCACTCTATGATCACCTGAACATCCTAAAAGCAGCTACGAGGATTACACTTGAGTACAAAGACAC GACTTTTGTTTTCCGTGACTTCTGTTCAATAGCAAGACTGAGCCTTCCTCAAGTTCCTGAATTAAACAGAATAGCTGCAGGATTATCACCATGCCTGTTTATTACCCCGGTTGACTGCTACTGGGAAGGGTCCATTTTGCAGGAACCAGATTCACCTATTTTGCCAGTAAACATATCTACATGTGCAAACCTTGCTAATGGTCAAAATTTGAGCTTAGAAAACTTGGATATCGATCAACTAAGATATTGTCTTTCATTAGGCGATCCTAATTATACTCCATTTATAGATGGG GGAATAGCTTCTTTGCAACTTACCGGATTCCTTAATAAACCATGTTTTTCATCAGACTGTCCGACTGGATTACAG CTTGCAGATCCTGTACAGGAAGCAATAATTAATGGTTGTAATGGATATTCTGCACTGATTGTCGAACCACCATCCCTAATTTATTCTGGACGTGCTTTTGAACAAGATCCAGCAAGAGCTCTACCAGCTGCACTACGTGGTGGTATTGTTCTTAATGGACCTGCCACCATACAGGAATCACTAAAGGAGTACAGAAACATTTCTTTAAGACGAGATGAGGTTGAAGATTTGCTTTCCAGGTGGAAAGAGAGATTTTTTAAT TTGGTAATCAGGTTTAATGAAGGAGGTGAAGTGGACACTGGTTCAAGAGGAAATCATACTAAAGTGTCTAGAGATCAAATTTACGGTTGGACGTCTGAAAAAGTGGATGACATAGCTGAGGAATACTCTAATGCTACAGCTTATCTCATTGTGATTGGCTACATTCTTATGATAATCTATTGTGGAATTGCTTTCCTTTACTTTGATTGGGTGAACTCACATGCTTCTGTTGGTTTG GTAGGATTAGTCCTGGTGGCTTTAGCCTCTGCTGCTGCTTTAGGATTGACCGCAGCTTGTGGTGTTTCTTTTAACATCACCACAACCCAA GTTTTCCCTTTTCTTGTGCTTGGACTTGGAGTGGACGACATGTTTGTTATTGGAGATGCATTTTTTGAGATTCAGTATCAGAAAGGCCTTGATAGTGACATTAAAACTTTGTTAATATCTACCATGCGTGCTGTTGGTCCAAGCATCACCCTGACTTCCCTCACCAACTCAGCTGGTTTCTTTCTCTCAGCCATCATACCGATACCGGCTATAAGGAACTTTGCCATACAG GTTGGATTAGCAGTGATCTTCAACTATTTTGCACTACTGCTAGGTCTGCCCAGTTTCATCCTCATTGATCACTACAGGGTCAAGGCTAAACTAGTtgattttttctgttgtttTCCAGCAAGCGTAATAAAATTATGTTACCATAGCAGTAGCACAATAGCAATACAAAATAATGATGATACTAAAGCTATAGAAACTAAGGAAGAGGTAGAAGATACCAAACCATCTAACTGCTCTAGTGCTTTGGATCGCTTGAGACGTTACAAGTCTCCCCTCACTGCACTGGTAGTTGGGTATTATTCTCCATTCCTCCAGAACTATGTAGTCAAATTTGTTATAGTAGTTGTCTTCACCATTTGGTTTGGATTTTGTGTGTGGGGTTGTACCCTAGTCGAGGATGGCTTGAATGTTGAAGATATTGTACCAGCTGGAACTGTAGAACATGACTTTACTAGTGCTAACGTAGAGCATTTTGCATCATATTCTTTCAGAGTTGTTACGAAGAACATTAATTATGCTGATCGTGATGTACAAAGAGCACTGATTCGATTAAGTGAGGAAACCAAAACAGCAAGATATACTGTAGATGCTGGAGGTTTTACAGCGTACTGGGTAACACTGATGACAAATTATTTCACTCGCCTTGATCAAACTTACTGCAATGGTCTCAATCTAACACTACGAACATCATCAACTTTTGCAGACATGACACAATTAGTAGTAGCTATATATCTATCACTTAACTATTCAATGCCTGTAGCACAAACTGCTGTACTATGTAACCCAACGATGACAGGATTACCACGATTAGTGGAATATGATGTAAATGGATCATCATTTATTCCTGAAGACAAATTCTACCAGTACATACCAATATGG GTCTCACTGGATGACAGCCAGTTTACATTGTCATCACCATCATTTGACCCTCGGCCACCTGAAGGAAATGTGCAATTTTGGGGGCTTGTTAACAATAGTGCTATACTAAATTACGGTCCAATTGTATATGCTGAACACCACTTGTTTTGTGAAGGCCTCCAGGACACTTCTGACTTCGAAGATTTCATAGATGAGATAAGAGACCTTTTGGGAAGATATAAAAATAGTGGCATCAACAGTTATCCAGATGGGACTCCTTTCCTGTTCTGGGAGCAATACATCAACCTTAGGAGATATGTTGGTATTGCCTGTGGTCTCATCCTGGTGGCTTGTTTTATTGCAACATCATTTTTCCTAATGGATGTGTGGAGTGCTGTCATTCTGGTGTGTATGTTGGCCTTAATATCTGCTGAAGTGTTTGGTGTAACAGGATTTCTGGACATCAAGTTCAGTTCTCTACCTGCTATTATGATAATTGCTTCTGTAGGTGTTTCAGTAGAATTCGCAGCTCCTCTGACTTTCTATTTCCTCAAAGCCACTGCTAATCCTGGTGAGAAGAAAATGAGTATTTTTGGAATTGAACTTCCAACCAGACTGGCAACTTGGCTTGTGACTCGTAATGAAAGGATGCACAAAGCCTTAGAACACCGATTTACACCAATCTTTAATGGAAGTGTTACCACATTTTTGGGCATCATCATGTTGGCATTTGCTGAACTTCCTTTTATTCGCAAATACTTCTTTGCAGTACTACTAAGTATTGTTTTGTTGGGAGCGCTAAATGGATTAGTGCTCCTGCCAGTAATACTATCCCTAGTTGGACCACCAGCACAG GCCAGTCCTATACCAGGCCTACAGAGAGAGAAGTCGATGGATGCAAAAAATCAAAGCTATCAAGAGCTAAGTGAAAGCCGCAACTCAGTTTTGTATTAG
- the LOC136262472 gene encoding ubiquitin carboxyl-terminal hydrolase 3-like isoform X2 has protein sequence MECPHLEKDTGSSATRKLQGLNQSVWSCEVCRSQKSSWLCLHCGTILCGRYVNAHAKSHFEKTSDHCLCMSMDMSIFCYLCDDFIINDNVHVSCLRTYMQEIAEGSRQVGCKSKGSSSGILATPPKVIKLANGETCQLHCAGLRNLGNTCFMNAVLQSLGNNEEFCKYFLKRPSFQMDVNGCSPSHKYDTRSTSKPEELLLAEELRKIFIALWEESNCSCSPDSLFSVVLKVVPQFRGYQQQDAHEFMRYLLDELHEELRRASCWTMDRKGTTIVSHTFGGTLQSDVVCLICGTESQKLDPILDFSLDIPEQFICRRKGDKLPNCTLEDCLKSFTSLEKLEESEWYYCEKCGSRQQSSKQLCMYSLPNSLGKSKENCLYDLAAVVVHHGSGVGSGHYTTYACSSVSGSWYHFNDSTVSCVTPEHVSSCKAYILFYARRSTKNNNMKIDK, from the exons ATGGAGTGCCCTCATTTGGAAAAAGATACTGGTTCGTCTGCGACGCGGAAACTACAAGGACTGAATCAAAGTGTGTGGTCATGCGAAG TTTGTAGGTCTCAGAAGAGTTCATGGCTATGTCTTCACTGTGGTACTATACTTTGTGGAAG ATATGTCAATGCTCATGCCAAGTCTCACTTTGAAAAAACATCAGATCATTGTCTCTGTATGTCTATGGATATGAGCATATTCTG TTACTTGTGTGACGATTTCATCATTAATGATAATGTACATGTCAGTTGTTTGAGGACATACATGCAGGAAATAGCAGAAGGAAG TAGACAAGTTGGGTGTAAATCAAAGGGCTCATCATCTGGTATCCTGGCTACTCCTCCCAAAGTTATCAAACTGGCCAATGGGGAAACCTGTCAACTTCACTGTGCTGGTCTGAGGAACCTTGGCAACACCTGTTTCATGAATGCTGTCCTTCAGTCTCTAGG CAATAATGAGGAATTTTGCAAGTACTTTCTAAAACGACCTTCCTTTCAAATGGATGTGAATGGTTGTTCACCCTCACACAAATATGACACACGGAGCACCTCAAAACCTGAAGAGCT GTTGTTGGCTGAAGAGTTACGTAAAATATTCATTGCACTGTGGGAAGAAAGCAATTGCAGTTGTTCACCAGACTCTTTGTTTTCTGTAGTCTTGAAAGTAGTACCACAATTCAG AGGGTACCAGCAGCAAGATGCACATGAGTTCATGCGTTATCTTCTTGATGAACTACATGAAGAGTTGCGTAGAGCGTCATGTTGGACAATGGACAGGAAAGGGACCACCATTGTGTCCCACACATTTGGCGGAACACTGCAGAGTGATGTTGTGTGTTTAATATGTGGAACAGAGTCACAAAAATTGGACCCCATACTCG ATTTTTCTTTGGATATACCAGAGCAGTTCATCTGTCGAAGAAAGGGAGACAAGCTACCCAACTGTACTCTGGAAG ATTGTCTGAAGAGCTTCACTTCACTAGAAAAACTGGAAGAGTCTGAATGGTACTACTGTGAGAAGTGTGGCTCAAGACAACAATCATCAAAACAACTTTGCATGTATTCTCTGCCAAAT TCTTTGGGAAAATCTAAGGAGAATTGTTTATATGACTTGGCAGCAGTCGTCGTCCATCACGGATCGGG AGTTGGATCTGGCCACTATACAACCTACGCTTGCAGCTCAGTATCTG GCTCATGGTACCACTTCAATGATAGCACAGTTAGTTGTGTCACCCCTGAACATGTATCTAGTTGCAAGGCTTATATACTCTTTTATGCAAGGAGATCCACCAAAAACAATAATATGAAAATAGATAAATGA
- the LOC136262472 gene encoding ubiquitin carboxyl-terminal hydrolase 3-like isoform X1: protein MECPHLEKDTGSSATRKLQGLNQSVWSCEVCRSQKSSWLCLHCGTILCGRYVNAHAKSHFEKTSDHCLCMSMDMSIFCYLCDDFIINDNVHVSCLRTYMQEIAEGSRQVGCKSKGSSSGILATPPKVIKLANGETCQLHCAGLRNLGNTCFMNAVLQSLGNNEEFCKYFLKRPSFQMDVNGCSPSHKYDTRSTSKPEELLLAEELRKIFIALWEESNCSCSPDSLFSVVLKVVPQFRGYQQQDAHEFMRYLLDELHEELRRASCWTMDRKGTTIVSHTFGGTLQSDVVCLICGTESQKLDPILDFSLDIPEQFICRRKGDKLPNCTLEDCLKSFTSLEKLEESEWYYCEKCGSRQQSSKQLCMYSLPNVLCLHLKRFRFTSFLRSKVDVYVEFPLKGLDISPYVNQSLGKSKENCLYDLAAVVVHHGSGVGSGHYTTYACSSVSGSWYHFNDSTVSCVTPEHVSSCKAYILFYARRSTKNNNMKIDK, encoded by the exons ATGGAGTGCCCTCATTTGGAAAAAGATACTGGTTCGTCTGCGACGCGGAAACTACAAGGACTGAATCAAAGTGTGTGGTCATGCGAAG TTTGTAGGTCTCAGAAGAGTTCATGGCTATGTCTTCACTGTGGTACTATACTTTGTGGAAG ATATGTCAATGCTCATGCCAAGTCTCACTTTGAAAAAACATCAGATCATTGTCTCTGTATGTCTATGGATATGAGCATATTCTG TTACTTGTGTGACGATTTCATCATTAATGATAATGTACATGTCAGTTGTTTGAGGACATACATGCAGGAAATAGCAGAAGGAAG TAGACAAGTTGGGTGTAAATCAAAGGGCTCATCATCTGGTATCCTGGCTACTCCTCCCAAAGTTATCAAACTGGCCAATGGGGAAACCTGTCAACTTCACTGTGCTGGTCTGAGGAACCTTGGCAACACCTGTTTCATGAATGCTGTCCTTCAGTCTCTAGG CAATAATGAGGAATTTTGCAAGTACTTTCTAAAACGACCTTCCTTTCAAATGGATGTGAATGGTTGTTCACCCTCACACAAATATGACACACGGAGCACCTCAAAACCTGAAGAGCT GTTGTTGGCTGAAGAGTTACGTAAAATATTCATTGCACTGTGGGAAGAAAGCAATTGCAGTTGTTCACCAGACTCTTTGTTTTCTGTAGTCTTGAAAGTAGTACCACAATTCAG AGGGTACCAGCAGCAAGATGCACATGAGTTCATGCGTTATCTTCTTGATGAACTACATGAAGAGTTGCGTAGAGCGTCATGTTGGACAATGGACAGGAAAGGGACCACCATTGTGTCCCACACATTTGGCGGAACACTGCAGAGTGATGTTGTGTGTTTAATATGTGGAACAGAGTCACAAAAATTGGACCCCATACTCG ATTTTTCTTTGGATATACCAGAGCAGTTCATCTGTCGAAGAAAGGGAGACAAGCTACCCAACTGTACTCTGGAAG ATTGTCTGAAGAGCTTCACTTCACTAGAAAAACTGGAAGAGTCTGAATGGTACTACTGTGAGAAGTGTGGCTCAAGACAACAATCATCAAAACAACTTTGCATGTATTCTCTGCCAAAT GTGTTATGTTTACACTTGAAACGTTTTCGTTTCACATCATTTCTACGTTCAAAAGTTGATGTTTATGTCGAGTTTCCACTAAAGGGTCTTGACATTTCACCTTATGTGAATCAG TCTTTGGGAAAATCTAAGGAGAATTGTTTATATGACTTGGCAGCAGTCGTCGTCCATCACGGATCGGG AGTTGGATCTGGCCACTATACAACCTACGCTTGCAGCTCAGTATCTG GCTCATGGTACCACTTCAATGATAGCACAGTTAGTTGTGTCACCCCTGAACATGTATCTAGTTGCAAGGCTTATATACTCTTTTATGCAAGGAGATCCACCAAAAACAATAATATGAAAATAGATAAATGA
- the LOC136262497 gene encoding small ribosomal subunit protein uS11-like — MANHLLTQGWIRSSVCLLLRARQMTWRCVSTCQIVRADVKRQPIIPSFPRLTPTHFKQLEELPIIHVHTTSNNTICTLCDVKGKVLSWTSSGTVGFKKARRGTAFSAQVVGIATAKKALAHGINKVNVRIKGFSLGRTGALQGLSKGGLQVSAITDSTPISWGGCRPRKVRRV, encoded by the exons ATGGCTAACCACCTTTTAACACAGGGCTGGATAAGAAGTAGCGTGTGTCTACTATTGCGTGCCCGGCAGATGACATGGAGATGCGTGAGCACCTGTCAGATAGTAAGAGCGGATGTTAAGAGACAGCCAATAATTCCTTCTTTCCCGAG gtTGACCCCTACACACTTTAAGCAGCTAGAGGAGTTGCCCATAATTCACGTGCACACCACATCCAATAACACTATCTGTACCCTCTGTGACGTCAAAG GAAAGGTACTTAGCTGGACGTCTTCT GGGACCGTCGGGTTTAAGAAAGCTCGTAGAGGAACAGCCTTTTCAGCACAAGTGGTTGGTATTGCTACTGCAAAG AAAGCACTAGCTCATGGAATTAACAAAGTGAATGTTAGAATTAAAGGTTTTAGTCTTGGGAGAACT GGAGCCTTGCAAGGCCTGTCTAAAGGAGGACTACAAGTTAGTGCAATTACTGACAGTACACCAATATCATGGGGAGGTTGCAGGCCACGCAAAGTTAGGAGAGTATAA
- the LOC136262480 gene encoding 1-acyl-sn-glycerol-3-phosphate acyltransferase gamma-like, with the protein MLSLLKIVGKIAWLKRLPLWRPILGYVFISTAVIIGCLQVMALPLWPMSKSFYRRVAASLSHPLLLFCVWVAAEWGNIVIRVFGDKTGLDCAGKEPGLYVLNHPGDADFLCGVMLAYEFNILTTLKAIVKKSLMFVPGLGIIFYANEYMFLDRKWSTDQPKMTAMIKQSQTFPYPISFILFCEGTRFTKDIQAKRLEYARSKGLPELQHHLIPKTKAFSSMVLGMKDAACSPALYDVELAFPRGEPSILSVLEGRPSEVHIHIRRIPMSEIPSSEAELDDYCHTLYQEKDKLLCEYYQKGKFNASEYEREGKLRRKILSHLNALFWGCITMFPPSLLALKLAADASWLLLSLPIGLFLFVTVTFEVTLRQGMKEFKVKKS; encoded by the exons ATGTTGTCATTGTTGAAGATAGTGGGGAAGATAGCCTGGTTGAAGAGGCTACCATTATGGCGACCCATCCTTGGTTATGTGTTCATCAGTACAGCAGTCATCATTGGTTGCCTTCAAGTAATGGCTCTGCCTCTGTGGCCGATGTCAAAGTCATTCTACCGACGTGTAGCCGCCTCCCTCAGCCATCCATTATTGTTAT TCTGTGTGTGGGTGGCAGCAGAATGGGGAAACATTGTCATACGAGTGTTCGGTGACAAGACTGGCCTGGATTGTGCCGGAAAGGAGCCGGGATTATATGTACTGAATCATCCTGGTGATGCGGACTTTCTGTGTGGCGTTATGCTAGCATATGAATTCAATATACTAACA ACACTGAAAGCCATTGTGAAGAAGTCACTAATGTTTGTACCCGGACTTGGTATCATCTTTTATGCCAACGAGTACATGTTTTTGGATCGCAAGTGGTCAACTGATCAACCCAAGATGACTGCTATGATAAAACAATCTCAAACATTTCCTTATCCAATCAGC TTCATCCTGTTCTGTGAGGGAACTCGGTTTACAAAAGACATACAGGCCAAACGACTGGAATATGCTAGAAGCAAAGGTTTGCCGGAGTTGCAGCACCATCTAATTCCAAAGACCAAGGCATTCTCTTCCATGGTGTTAGGGATGAAGGATGCAG CTTGCTCACCAGCACTGTATGATGTAGAACTAGCTTTTCCACGTGGTGAACCATCCATCCTATCTGTACTGGAAGGAAGACCTTCTGAAGTGCACATCCACATCAG GCGAATACCCATGTCTGAAATACCATCATCAGAAGCAGAGTTGGACGACTATTGTCATACACTGTATCAGGAAAAA GACAAATTACTGTGTGAATACTACCAGAAAGGAAAGTTTAATGCTTCTGAGTATGAACGGGAGGGCAAGCTACGACGAAAGATTCTATCACACTTGAATGCTTTGTTTTGGGGCTGCATTACAATGTTTCCTCCGAGTCTACTGGCACTAAAACTTGCAGCAGATGCATCCTGGTTGTTGTTAAGCTTACCTATTGGATTATTCTTGTTTG TTACAGTGACTTTTGAGGTGACATTGAGACAAGGCATGAAGGAGTTCAAGGTGAAGAAGTCTTAG